One Nostoc punctiforme PCC 73102 DNA window includes the following coding sequences:
- a CDS encoding phosphoribulokinase, translated as MTSKPERVVLIGVAGDSGCGKSTFLRRLIDLFGEDLMTVICLDDYHSLDRKQRKETGITALDPRANNFDLMYEQIKTLKSGQAIDKPIYNHETGLIDPPERVEPNHIIVVEGLHPLYDERVRSLIDFSVYFDISDEVKIAWKIQRDMAERGHRYEDVLAQINSRKPDFEKFIEPQREFADVVLQVLPTNLIKNDTERRVLRVRMLQREGKEGFDPTYLFDEGSTINWTPCGRKLTCSYPGMQLYYGSDVYYGRYVSVLEVDGQFDNLEEVIYIETHLSNTSTKYQGELTHLLLQHREYPGSNNGTGFFQVLTGLKMRAAYERLTATEAKLAVQV; from the coding sequence ATGACAAGTAAGCCGGAACGTGTGGTACTGATTGGAGTAGCCGGAGACTCTGGGTGCGGGAAATCTACGTTTTTGCGTCGTTTGATAGATTTGTTTGGTGAAGATTTGATGACAGTCATCTGCTTAGATGATTATCACTCCTTGGATCGCAAACAGCGTAAAGAAACTGGGATAACGGCACTAGACCCCAGAGCGAACAATTTTGACCTGATGTATGAGCAAATTAAAACGCTCAAAAGTGGTCAAGCGATTGATAAGCCGATTTACAACCACGAAACTGGCTTGATTGACCCGCCAGAGCGAGTAGAGCCGAATCACATTATAGTTGTTGAAGGACTGCATCCTTTATATGATGAGCGGGTGCGATCGCTAATCGACTTCAGTGTTTATTTTGATATTAGCGATGAAGTCAAAATCGCCTGGAAAATCCAGCGAGATATGGCTGAACGCGGTCATCGCTACGAAGATGTCTTAGCGCAAATCAATTCCCGCAAACCTGACTTTGAAAAGTTTATCGAACCACAAAGAGAATTTGCCGATGTGGTTCTCCAAGTATTACCCACTAACTTGATCAAAAACGACACAGAGCGCCGAGTCCTACGAGTACGTATGCTCCAACGGGAAGGTAAGGAAGGCTTTGATCCAACCTACCTATTTGATGAAGGCTCAACAATTAATTGGACTCCCTGTGGACGTAAGCTGACCTGTTCTTATCCTGGTATGCAACTATACTACGGTTCAGATGTTTACTACGGTCGCTATGTCTCAGTACTAGAGGTAGATGGTCAATTTGACAACTTGGAAGAAGTAATTTATATCGAAACCCATCTCAGCAATACATCCACCAAATATCAGGGTGAATTGACTCATTTGTTACTCCAGCACCGTGAGTATCCAGGTTCCAATAATGGTACTGGTTTCTTCCAAGTACTTACAGGTTTAAAAATGCGTGCTGCCTATGAGCGTTTAACAGCTACGGAAGCAAAGTTAGCGGTTCAGGTTTAA
- the metK gene encoding methionine adenosyltransferase, producing MSRRYLFTSESVTEGHPDKICDQISDTILDALLTQDPSSRVAAEVVVNTGLVLITGEITTKANVNFVNLARKKIAEIGYTNADNGFSANSTSVLLALDEQSPDIAQGVNTAQETRQQDSDELFDKIGAGDQGIMFGFASNETPELMPLPISLAHRIARRLAAVRKTGELSYLRPDGKTQVTVVYEDGRPVGIDTILISTQHTATIGEITDEAAVQAKIKQDLWSAVVEPVFGDIDVKPNDQTRFLVNPTGKFVVGGPQGDSGLTGRKIIVDTYGGYSRHGGGAFSGKDPTKVDRSAAYAARYVAKNIVAAGLAEKVEIQLSYAIGVARPTSILVDTFGTGKVDEETLLELINQHFELRPAGIIHTFNLRNLPSERGGRFYQDVAAYGHFGRADLDLPWEQTDKAELLKQAANESLSAAIAQALT from the coding sequence TTGTCTCGTCGATATTTATTTACCTCCGAGTCAGTCACCGAAGGTCATCCAGATAAAATCTGCGATCAGATTTCTGATACCATTCTGGATGCCCTACTGACACAAGACCCCAGCAGCCGTGTCGCTGCTGAAGTAGTAGTTAACACTGGTTTGGTGCTAATCACTGGTGAAATAACCACCAAAGCAAATGTGAATTTCGTCAATCTCGCCCGCAAAAAAATTGCCGAAATTGGCTATACCAATGCTGATAATGGCTTTTCTGCTAACAGCACCAGCGTTCTGCTGGCTTTAGACGAACAATCACCCGATATTGCCCAAGGTGTTAACACCGCTCAAGAAACTCGCCAGCAAGATAGTGATGAGCTATTCGACAAAATTGGTGCAGGCGATCAAGGTATAATGTTCGGTTTTGCCAGTAACGAAACACCAGAACTGATGCCCTTACCCATCAGTCTCGCCCACCGTATTGCTCGCCGATTGGCAGCAGTTCGTAAAACAGGTGAATTGTCATACCTGCGTCCTGACGGTAAAACCCAAGTAACTGTGGTCTACGAAGATGGGCGGCCAGTAGGTATTGATACTATTCTAATTTCCACCCAGCATACAGCTACGATTGGGGAAATTACGGATGAGGCGGCTGTACAAGCCAAAATCAAACAAGACCTCTGGTCAGCAGTAGTCGAACCTGTTTTTGGCGATATTGACGTTAAACCTAACGATCAGACGCGTTTTTTAGTCAACCCCACTGGCAAATTTGTCGTTGGTGGTCCTCAAGGAGACTCTGGTCTGACAGGACGGAAAATAATCGTTGATACCTACGGTGGTTATTCACGACATGGTGGCGGCGCTTTTTCTGGCAAAGACCCCACGAAGGTAGACCGTTCTGCGGCTTATGCGGCTCGCTATGTGGCGAAAAACATTGTCGCTGCTGGGTTAGCAGAAAAAGTTGAAATCCAGCTATCTTATGCTATTGGTGTAGCGCGACCAACAAGCATTTTGGTAGATACCTTTGGTACTGGCAAGGTGGATGAAGAAACCTTACTCGAATTAATCAACCAACACTTTGAACTGCGTCCAGCAGGGATTATCCATACCTTCAACTTACGCAACTTACCAAGTGAACGAGGCGGACGTTTTTATCAGGACGTCGCGGCTTACGGTCATTTTGGGCGGGCTGATTTAGACTTGCCTTGGGAACAGACCGATAAAGCCGAATTGTTGAAGCAAGCAGCAAACGAGTCACTTTCGGCAGCAATTGCTCAAGCGCTAACTTAG
- a CDS encoding family 2B encapsulin nanocompartment shell protein: protein MTDFIESNLNVESGQPQQLSLSKDAARNLSTTTKSAPQTQEITSRWLLKMLPWVQTKGGTYRLNRRLTYTVGDGRLSFSNTGAEVQVIPQELGELPLLRGFDDTEVLRALASRFVQQEFAPGDIIVQSGQPANQLFLIAHGKVNKIAIGKYDEQPLLDMLADGDYFGDRVLVESESNWKFTVQAVTRCTVLALPQQAFRELLNQSQALQAQLEQFRIRAELPQNKYGEAAIALSTSHSTETTLPGTFVDYELSPREYQLSIAQTMLRVNTRVADLYNQPYNQTEEQLRLTIEALRERQEYELINNREFGLLHNADLKQRIYTRSGPPNPDDLDELVTRRRKSRFFLAHPRTIAAFGRQCNRQGIYPDTIDMDGSKIITWRNVPILPCNKIPITKNQTSSILILRTGEKDQGVIGLHQTGIPDEYQPSLSVRFMGINEKAIISYLVTAYYSATVLVPDALGILEDVEIGR from the coding sequence ATGACGGATTTTATTGAATCAAATTTAAATGTTGAGAGTGGACAACCTCAACAACTGAGTTTGAGTAAAGATGCTGCGCGTAATTTGTCCACGACCACCAAATCTGCACCGCAGACGCAGGAAATTACCTCACGGTGGTTGTTGAAGATGTTGCCGTGGGTGCAGACGAAGGGTGGCACTTATCGGCTGAACCGTCGGTTGACCTATACCGTGGGTGATGGGCGGTTGAGTTTCTCCAACACCGGAGCCGAGGTGCAGGTGATTCCCCAAGAACTTGGTGAGTTGCCCTTGCTGCGAGGATTTGACGATACCGAGGTGCTAAGGGCGTTGGCAAGTCGGTTTGTTCAGCAGGAGTTCGCACCTGGTGATATCATAGTCCAGTCAGGTCAGCCAGCCAATCAGCTTTTCTTGATCGCACATGGCAAGGTAAACAAGATTGCTATTGGCAAGTATGACGAGCAGCCTCTATTGGATATGCTAGCTGACGGTGATTATTTTGGCGATCGCGTGTTGGTGGAGTCAGAAAGCAATTGGAAGTTCACAGTCCAAGCTGTGACCCGATGCACCGTATTAGCACTACCACAACAGGCATTTCGGGAACTGCTCAACCAGTCGCAGGCCTTACAGGCTCAACTTGAGCAGTTTCGGATTCGTGCAGAACTTCCACAAAACAAGTATGGAGAAGCTGCGATCGCATTGTCAACCAGTCATAGCACTGAGACGACATTACCGGGAACATTTGTTGACTACGAACTTTCACCCCGCGAATATCAGTTAAGCATTGCTCAGACTATGTTGCGAGTGAATACTCGTGTTGCGGATCTGTACAATCAACCGTACAACCAGACGGAAGAACAATTGCGGCTGACAATTGAGGCATTGCGGGAACGTCAAGAATACGAGTTGATCAACAACCGCGAATTTGGATTGTTACACAACGCCGATCTCAAACAGCGCATCTACACCCGCAGCGGTCCCCCCAATCCTGATGACTTGGATGAATTAGTCACTCGTCGGCGGAAGTCGAGGTTCTTCCTAGCTCATCCCCGCACTATTGCAGCCTTCGGTCGCCAGTGCAACCGTCAAGGCATTTATCCAGACACCATCGACATGGATGGGAGCAAAATAATCACATGGCGCAATGTACCGATTCTGCCCTGTAACAAGATCCCGATTACCAAAAACCAGACCAGTTCTATCCTTATACTCCGCACTGGTGAAAAAGATCAGGGCGTGATTGGCCTACACCAAACAGGTATCCCGGACGAATACCAACCTAGTTTGTCCGTCCGATTCATGGGCATCAACGAAAAGGCTATCATCTCCTACCTCGTCACCGCCTACTACTCCGCAACCGTTCTTGTCCCCGACGCACTCGGCATCCTCGAAGATGTCGAAATCGGTCGCTGA
- a CDS encoding homoserine dehydrogenase, with protein sequence MGVKLGILGLGTVGTGTVQLLQDKAGRHPLLQEIEIYRVGVKSLDKPRAVELSTEVVTTDLESIVNDPAVDIVVEVMGGLEPARSLILKALSNGKHVVTANKAAIARFGAEIFTTANQAGVYVMLEAAVGGGIPVIQPLKQSLSVNRIHTVTGIVNGTTNYILTRMQTEGSNFSDVLADAQRLGYAEADPTADVDGLDAADKIAILASLGFGGRINLQDVYTEGIRQVSKTDIAYAEKLGFVIKLLAIAKRDTPSSPLSVRVHPTLVPQAHPLASINGVYNAILVEGEPIGQVMFFGPGAGAGATASAVTSDILNLVAVLKTNTAVANPLIACGHQEYCQIAPMAELITRFYARFLTNDQPGVIGKLGTCFGNYGVSLESIVQTGFQGELAEIVVVTHDVPEGNFRQALAEIQNLEAIESIPSLLRVL encoded by the coding sequence GTGGGTGTGAAATTAGGAATACTCGGATTAGGCACTGTGGGAACGGGGACAGTGCAGTTGTTGCAAGATAAGGCTGGACGGCACCCGTTGTTACAAGAGATAGAAATCTATCGGGTGGGAGTAAAATCGCTCGATAAACCCCGTGCAGTAGAATTATCTACAGAAGTAGTAACGACAGATTTAGAATCAATTGTCAACGATCCGGCGGTAGATATAGTTGTCGAGGTGATGGGCGGACTGGAGCCGGCGCGATCGCTAATTCTCAAAGCTTTGAGTAATGGCAAACACGTAGTCACCGCCAACAAAGCAGCGATCGCTCGGTTTGGGGCGGAAATTTTCACAACTGCCAATCAAGCTGGCGTATACGTCATGCTAGAAGCTGCCGTGGGTGGTGGTATTCCGGTAATTCAACCCCTAAAGCAGTCTTTGAGTGTTAATCGCATTCACACTGTCACAGGCATCGTGAACGGTACAACTAACTACATCCTGACGCGGATGCAAACAGAAGGCAGCAACTTTAGCGATGTCTTAGCTGATGCCCAACGTTTGGGTTATGCTGAGGCTGACCCTACAGCCGATGTCGATGGCTTAGACGCAGCCGATAAAATTGCCATCCTGGCATCATTAGGCTTTGGTGGACGCATCAACCTACAAGATGTTTATACTGAGGGGATTCGGCAAGTCAGCAAAACAGATATTGCCTACGCCGAAAAATTAGGATTTGTGATTAAATTGTTAGCGATCGCTAAACGTGATACTCCCTCATCACCACTTTCCGTTAGAGTTCATCCGACTTTAGTGCCCCAAGCTCACCCTTTGGCTAGTATCAACGGCGTTTACAACGCCATTCTCGTCGAAGGAGAACCAATTGGGCAAGTAATGTTTTTCGGCCCTGGTGCTGGTGCTGGTGCAACCGCCAGTGCTGTGACATCAGATATCTTAAATCTAGTTGCTGTCCTCAAAACCAATACAGCAGTTGCAAATCCATTAATAGCTTGTGGACATCAAGAATACTGCCAAATTGCGCCGATGGCAGAACTGATAACTCGGTTTTATGCCCGTTTCCTTACCAATGACCAACCGGGAGTTATCGGGAAATTGGGGACTTGCTTTGGTAATTATGGCGTTAGCTTAGAGTCAATTGTCCAAACTGGCTTTCAAGGGGAACTAGCAGAGATTGTGGTTGTTACCCATGATGTGCCAGAAGGCAATTTTAGGCAAGCTTTGGCAGAAATTCAGAATTTGGAAGCGATTGAAAGCATTCCCAGCTTACTGCGTGTACTTTGA
- the petH gene encoding ferredoxin--NADP reductase: MYNQGAVEGAANIELGSRIFVYEVVGLRQGEETDQTNYPIRKSGSVFIRVPYNRMNQEMRRITRLGGTIVSIQPITALEPVNGKASFGNATSVVSELAKSGETANSEGNGKATPVNAHSAEEQNKDKKGNTMTQAKAKKDHGDVPVNTYRPNAPFIGKVISNEPLVKEGGIGIVQHLKFDLSGGDLKYIEGQSIGIIPPGLDKNGKPEKLRLYSIASTRHGDDVDDKTVSLCVRQLEYKHPETGETVYGVCSTHLCFLKPGEEVKITGPVGKEMLLPNDPDANVIMMATGTGIAPMRAYLWRQFKDAERAANPEYQFKGFSWLIFGVPTTPNLLYKEELEEIQQKYPENFRLTAAISREQKNPQGGRMYIQDRVAEHADELWQLIKNEKTHTYICGLRGMEEGIDAALTAAAAKEGVTWSDYQKQLKKAGRWHVETY, from the coding sequence ATGTACAATCAAGGTGCTGTTGAGGGTGCTGCCAACATAGAATTAGGTAGCCGCATCTTCGTTTATGAAGTAGTGGGTTTGCGTCAGGGGGAAGAAACCGATCAAACTAACTACCCAATTCGGAAAAGTGGCAGTGTGTTCATCAGAGTGCCTTACAACCGCATGAATCAAGAAATGCGACGTATCACTCGTCTAGGCGGCACAATTGTTAGCATCCAACCTATAACTGCTCTAGAACCAGTTAATGGTAAAGCCTCATTTGGGAATGCTACAAGCGTTGTCAGCGAATTAGCTAAATCTGGGGAAACTGCTAACAGTGAAGGGAATGGTAAAGCCACACCTGTAAATGCTCATAGTGCTGAAGAACAGAACAAGGACAAGAAAGGCAACACCATGACTCAAGCGAAAGCCAAAAAAGACCACGGTGACGTTCCTGTTAACACTTACCGTCCCAATGCTCCATTTATTGGCAAGGTAATATCTAATGAACCATTAGTCAAAGAAGGTGGTATTGGTATTGTTCAACACCTTAAATTTGACCTATCTGGTGGGGATTTGAAGTATATAGAAGGTCAAAGTATTGGCATTATTCCGCCAGGTTTAGACAAGAACGGCAAGCCTGAAAAACTCAGACTATATTCCATCGCCTCAACTCGTCATGGTGATGATGTAGATGATAAGACAGTATCACTGTGCGTCCGCCAGTTGGAGTACAAGCACCCAGAAACTGGCGAAACAGTCTACGGTGTTTGCTCTACGCACCTGTGTTTCCTCAAGCCAGGGGAAGAGGTAAAAATTACAGGGCCTGTGGGTAAGGAAATGTTGTTACCCAATGACCCTGATGCTAATGTTATCATGATGGCTACTGGAACAGGTATTGCGCCGATGCGGGCTTACTTGTGGCGTCAGTTTAAAGATGCGGAAAGAGCGGCTAACCCAGAATACCAATTTAAAGGATTCTCTTGGCTAATATTTGGCGTACCTACAACTCCAAACCTTTTATATAAGGAAGAACTGGAAGAGATTCAACAAAAATATCCTGAGAACTTCCGCCTAACTGCTGCCATCAGCCGCGAACAGAAAAATCCCCAAGGCGGTAGAATGTATATTCAAGACCGCGTAGCAGAACATGCTGATGAATTGTGGCAGTTGATTAAAAATGAAAAAACCCACACTTACATTTGCGGTTTGCGCGGTATGGAAGAAGGTATTGATGCAGCCTTAACTGCTGCTGCTGCTAAGGAAGGCGTAACCTGGAGTGATTACCAGAAGCAACTCAAGAAAGCCGGTCGCTGGCACGTAGAAACTTACTAA
- a CDS encoding type II secretory pathway, ATPase PulE/Tfp pilus assembly pathway, ATPase PilB — translation MLSSEGELNDTAANLQKILTATQTRWEEGGEREQMFQLIDNLLSFEACLYHQILPLGLEDKNLLLGMVYPQDSEALDYVGRILSYINCTMVIEAIASDSHRRILSAYLNHKNTSQLDAKLVHESTEDFPQQNTDKPIPSLNVDSESNQHPILMAFQTQKRQHSGQRVDLPPIPELDQSSQTLRRQEGETSVAAANNLPILPTQVPELLTSIELLPTLPPKKLLEELLGRILSGGIGRLYLERQAYEGRILWSDNGILQSVLDKLPLYVFQGVLNELKRFASMPLTTLAEPKQVEKEYVYQKNRLLLRLRVMPGTYGEEATLQVLRGAALKFYQQQQLMRLGRDALGISQQLSFKLHELQERLLLNPSLDSQQSEALATLNQLVKNLDQQIKILAIHSNPPTDSKL, via the coding sequence ATGCTGTCTTCCGAGGGCGAACTAAATGATACCGCAGCAAATCTACAGAAAATCCTAACTGCTACTCAAACTAGATGGGAGGAAGGAGGGGAACGCGAGCAAATGTTCCAACTGATTGATAATCTTTTATCCTTTGAAGCTTGCCTCTACCATCAGATTTTGCCCTTGGGATTAGAGGACAAAAACCTCTTGCTAGGTATGGTTTATCCCCAAGACAGTGAGGCACTAGATTATGTTGGTCGCATTTTGTCTTATATCAATTGCACAATGGTGATTGAGGCGATCGCAAGCGACTCTCACCGCAGAATATTATCAGCCTACCTCAACCATAAGAATACATCTCAGCTAGATGCAAAACTTGTGCATGAGTCAACAGAGGACTTTCCCCAACAAAATACTGACAAACCTATTCCCTCACTAAATGTCGACTCAGAATCAAATCAGCACCCAATATTGATGGCGTTTCAGACACAAAAGCGTCAACATTCTGGACAGCGTGTAGACTTGCCTCCTATCCCAGAGCTAGATCAATCATCTCAAACTTTAAGGAGACAAGAGGGCGAGACATCCGTTGCAGCAGCAAACAATTTACCTATTTTGCCTACACAAGTTCCTGAATTACTTACTTCCATTGAGTTGCTGCCAACACTACCACCTAAAAAATTACTAGAGGAATTACTAGGGCGAATTCTAAGTGGGGGAATTGGTCGGCTGTATTTAGAAAGACAAGCTTACGAAGGCAGGATACTGTGGAGTGATAATGGAATATTGCAGTCTGTATTAGACAAACTGCCGCTCTATGTTTTCCAAGGAGTACTGAATGAATTAAAGCGGTTTGCCTCCATGCCTCTCACCACGCTTGCGGAACCAAAACAGGTAGAGAAGGAATACGTATATCAAAAAAACCGCTTGTTATTACGCTTGCGAGTTATGCCGGGAACCTACGGTGAAGAGGCAACACTCCAAGTCTTGCGGGGAGCAGCATTAAAGTTCTATCAACAACAGCAATTAATGCGTCTGGGACGTGATGCTTTAGGAATTTCTCAGCAACTAAGTTTCAAATTACATGAACTACAAGAACGGCTTTTGTTGAATCCCAGCCTTGACTCTCAGCAATCAGAGGCTTTAGCTACACTGAATCAATTAGTGAAAAATTTAGACCAACAGATCAAAATACTGGCAATACATAGCAATCCACCAACAGACAGCAAATTATAA
- a CDS encoding Crp/Fnr family transcriptional regulator, translating to MLTEVFSELFPLMSTANPQTLEWLLNVAIEHEYPSGRAVVMEDAWGNAVYFVVSGWVKVRRTVGDDSVALAIFGRGDFFGEMAILDESPRSTDVIALSPVKLLSISRERFIQILFKDPQLHHRMLQLMVRRLRQINQRLQMRSSPPAVKLAHTLVTLGESYGQESDLGREVFNIPFKDLAEVTEIGVEETTKIMEKLHEKGWIKIDSANNITYLVNLKQLINLAGKV from the coding sequence ATGCTAACTGAGGTTTTTAGTGAACTTTTCCCCTTGATGAGTACAGCCAACCCACAGACCTTAGAATGGCTACTCAACGTTGCAATTGAACATGAATACCCATCGGGGCGAGCCGTTGTGATGGAAGATGCCTGGGGTAACGCCGTTTACTTCGTGGTTTCTGGTTGGGTCAAAGTCCGGCGTACTGTCGGGGACGATTCAGTAGCTTTGGCAATTTTTGGTCGTGGCGATTTTTTTGGAGAGATGGCAATTTTAGATGAATCTCCACGCTCAACTGATGTCATTGCCCTTTCACCCGTGAAGTTGCTTAGTATCTCCAGAGAGCGTTTTATTCAAATATTGTTTAAAGACCCGCAGTTACATCACCGGATGCTGCAACTGATGGTGCGGCGATTGCGGCAAATTAACCAGCGATTACAAATGCGGTCTTCACCACCAGCAGTCAAACTCGCTCATACCCTAGTAACTTTAGGTGAAAGCTATGGTCAGGAATCAGACTTAGGAAGAGAAGTTTTTAACATTCCCTTTAAAGATTTAGCAGAGGTGACAGAAATCGGCGTTGAAGAAACCACCAAAATCATGGAAAAGCTTCATGAAAAAGGGTGGATCAAAATTGATAGCGCCAATAACATTACTTATCTTGTGAATTTGAAGCAGTTGATAAACTTGGCTGGCAAAGTGTGA
- a CDS encoding family 2B encapsulin nanocompartment shell protein, with protein MTYSNDPNLNVEDQQPHLTLSTAAARNLATTAKSAPQTQEITSRWLLKLLPWVQTKGGAYRVNRRLSYSVGDGRVTFTNTGAAVQVIPLELTELPLLRGFNNLDVLTGLANQFVQQEYAPDDVIVELGQPADRVILIARGKVNKIGVGKYGEQIVFDVLADGDHFGDETVVQSDDTWQYTLKAITRTIVLSLPQEVFERAIDQSEALRTHVEQFRVRLSQPQTPQGEAAIELAANHPQEAELPGTFADYELKPREYELSIAQTVLRVSTRVADLYNEPYNQTEEQLRLTIEALRERQEHELLNNREFGLLHNADLKQRIYSSSGAPTPDDLDELLATVWKEPGFFLAHPRTIAAFGREANRLGLYPQSVDVNGVQVTSWRGVPIFPSNKIPITNNRTSSILLLRTGVEKQGVIGLHQTGIPDEYQPSLSVRFMGISEKAIISYLVTAYYSAAVLTPDALGILEDVEIGR; from the coding sequence GTGACGTATTCTAACGACCCCAATTTGAATGTAGAAGATCAGCAGCCCCATTTAACCTTGAGTACAGCAGCGGCGCGTAATTTGGCGACAACGGCCAAATCTGCACCGCAAACCCAGGAAATTACATCGCGCTGGTTATTGAAGTTATTGCCGTGGGTGCAAACAAAAGGTGGCGCTTATCGGGTCAACCGTCGGTTGAGTTATTCCGTGGGTGATGGACGGGTGACTTTCACCAACACTGGAGCTGCGGTGCAGGTGATTCCCCTGGAACTTACTGAGTTGCCCTTGCTGCGAGGGTTTAACAACCTTGACGTATTGACCGGGTTAGCAAACCAGTTTGTTCAGCAGGAGTACGCTCCAGATGATGTAATCGTCGAACTTGGCCAGCCTGCCGATCGCGTCATTCTGATTGCTCGTGGCAAGGTAAACAAAATTGGTGTTGGCAAGTATGGCGAGCAGATCGTGTTCGATGTGCTCGCCGACGGCGACCATTTCGGCGATGAAACTGTGGTGCAGTCCGACGACACCTGGCAGTATACCCTCAAGGCAATTACCAGAACCATAGTTTTGTCGCTACCCCAAGAGGTGTTTGAGAGGGCGATCGATCAGTCCGAGGCCTTGCGAACTCATGTTGAACAGTTCCGCGTTCGCCTGAGCCAGCCACAGACTCCCCAAGGTGAAGCCGCTATTGAGCTGGCGGCTAATCATCCCCAAGAGGCTGAGTTGCCGGGAACCTTCGCTGATTACGAACTCAAACCCAGAGAATATGAGTTGAGCATTGCTCAAACGGTGTTGCGAGTAAGTACGCGGGTAGCCGATCTGTACAATGAACCATACAACCAGACAGAAGAACAACTGCGGCTGACTATCGAGGCATTGCGGGAACGTCAAGAACACGAGTTGCTCAACAATCGCGAATTCGGGTTGCTGCACAACGCCGACCTCAAGCAGCGGATCTATAGCAGTAGCGGTGCACCTACCCCCGACGACTTGGACGAGCTGTTAGCGACGGTATGGAAGGAGCCGGGATTCTTCCTGGCTCACCCCCGCACGATCGCTGCTTTCGGTCGTGAGGCCAACCGCCTTGGTCTCTATCCACAAAGCGTAGATGTAAACGGCGTTCAGGTCACATCTTGGCGCGGCGTACCTATCTTTCCTTCCAATAAGATCCCCATCACCAATAACCGCACCAGTTCTATCCTTTTGCTCCGCACTGGTGTAGAAAAACAAGGGGTGATCGGCTTACATCAAACTGGTATCCCCGATGAATACCAACCCAGCTTGTCTGTTCGATTCATGGGCATCAGCGAAAAGGCGATCATCTCTTACCTCGTTACCGCCTACTACTCCGCAGCCGTCCTCACTCCTGACGCACTTGGCATCCTCGAAGATGTTGAGATCGGGCGCTAA
- a CDS encoding HetZ-related protein 2, translating into MGVVMQTSKLSFEECNLSMTTDMEKLALDWQKRLAVECPEQNEAARQSIILWLFGSDSKRFDLLNPKELEIAKQAMEYRWRILRQRYLGFGRERAYRNLITRLGSLVTLRNKIQTWVSLSRDRQRSVMDVLQEVLQELLQTDAYMQQQMADLAKYTSDRRLADALLFATVEEYCLRPVRNQPLLAYRFVNYLRRTQRGGLTQVPGRDMIKLVSEEVLTDDNDNRVNLVDSQAIAEYQETQQLEEQQALRQSVQKEFENYLQENLGKDAVEWLRLYLQGKSQEEIAQKLDKQTKEVYRLREKISYHAVRVFALKGKPELVDSWLSISLQEHNLGLTQNQWQQLDEKLTPLGRQILDLRKAGNSIETIAQQLKLKTHQVLGEWTKIYLAAQALRTQE; encoded by the coding sequence ATGGGGGTTGTGATGCAAACTTCAAAATTGAGTTTCGAGGAATGCAATCTCAGTATGACAACAGATATGGAAAAACTGGCTTTAGATTGGCAAAAGCGCTTGGCTGTTGAATGTCCAGAGCAGAATGAAGCTGCTAGGCAAAGTATTATTCTCTGGCTATTTGGATCTGACTCAAAACGCTTTGATCTGTTGAACCCGAAGGAACTTGAGATCGCCAAACAAGCGATGGAATATCGCTGGAGGATTTTACGTCAACGTTATTTGGGATTTGGGCGAGAACGTGCTTATCGCAACTTGATAACGCGACTAGGGAGTTTAGTGACATTACGGAATAAGATTCAGACTTGGGTTTCCCTCAGCCGCGATCGCCAGCGCAGTGTGATGGATGTATTGCAAGAAGTACTCCAAGAATTACTGCAAACTGATGCCTATATGCAACAACAAATGGCCGATCTTGCCAAATATACAAGCGATAGGCGATTGGCTGATGCTCTGCTATTTGCCACTGTAGAAGAATATTGTTTGCGGCCAGTACGCAATCAACCCCTATTAGCTTATCGGTTTGTAAATTACTTGCGTCGCACTCAGCGCGGTGGCTTAACCCAAGTGCCTGGTCGTGACATGATTAAACTGGTGTCAGAAGAAGTCCTCACCGACGACAATGACAATCGAGTTAACTTAGTGGATAGTCAGGCGATCGCAGAATATCAAGAAACACAACAACTAGAAGAACAACAGGCCCTACGTCAGTCCGTCCAAAAAGAATTTGAAAATTATTTACAAGAAAATCTGGGAAAAGACGCAGTAGAATGGCTACGACTCTATCTGCAAGGTAAGTCCCAAGAAGAGATCGCCCAGAAACTAGATAAGCAGACTAAAGAAGTCTACCGTCTGCGAGAAAAAATTAGTTACCATGCTGTGCGTGTTTTTGCCCTCAAAGGTAAACCAGAGCTAGTAGACAGCTGGCTCTCAATTTCCTTACAAGAACATAACTTAGGGTTAACGCAAAACCAATGGCAACAACTTGATGAAAAATTGACTCCTCTGGGGCGGCAGATTCTAGATTTGCGGAAAGCAGGTAACTCAATAGAAACAATAGCTCAACAGTTAAAGCTCAAAACCCATCAAGTGTTAGGCGAATGGACAAAAATTTATCTTGCAGCCCAAGCTTTAAGAACCCAAGAGTAG